The proteins below come from a single Deltaproteobacteria bacterium genomic window:
- a CDS encoding ADP-ribosylglycohydrolase family protein — translation MLPLGSRLRGGVLGLLLADAVGVPYEFNAPERLPPRDRIELVPPEGFSFRRAHARVPPGTWSDDGAQALCLLDSLLACGRLDLPDLGGRIVRWLDEGYLAVDADIFDVGIQTREAIDALRAGRPAHTTGPAGERKNGNGSLMRALPLALWHRGSDAELVHDAMAQGLPTHGHLRSQLCCALYCVWARLLLLTEEPDLEDAWSRAVAIVRAETLEVEGAPAELMGPLGADRPPGGQGSGYVVDALHSARLALEEGGGYRGVVQAAIALGNDTDTTACIAGGIAGIVHGFEALPGDWLAQLRGREFCDPLIEKLVAVRGRA, via the coding sequence ATGCTTCCTCTCGGGTCCCGGCTTCGTGGTGGTGTCCTGGGCCTGCTCCTCGCCGACGCGGTGGGCGTGCCCTACGAGTTCAACGCGCCGGAGCGGCTGCCGCCCCGCGACCGGATCGAGCTCGTCCCACCCGAGGGCTTCTCCTTCCGGCGGGCTCACGCCAGGGTGCCGCCGGGCACCTGGAGCGACGACGGCGCCCAGGCCCTCTGCCTCCTCGACTCGCTGCTCGCCTGCGGGCGCCTCGACCTCCCGGACCTCGGCGGCCGCATCGTCCGCTGGCTGGACGAGGGCTACCTGGCGGTCGACGCCGACATCTTCGACGTGGGGATCCAGACCCGGGAGGCCATCGACGCCCTGCGCGCCGGCCGGCCGGCCCACACCACCGGCCCCGCCGGTGAGCGCAAGAACGGCAACGGCAGCCTGATGCGGGCGCTGCCCCTGGCGCTCTGGCACCGGGGCTCCGACGCCGAGCTGGTGCACGACGCGATGGCCCAGGGCCTGCCCACCCACGGCCACCTGCGCTCGCAGCTCTGCTGCGCCCTCTACTGCGTGTGGGCCCGTCTCCTGCTCCTAACCGAGGAGCCCGACCTCGAGGACGCGTGGTCCCGGGCCGTCGCGATCGTCCGGGCCGAGACGCTGGAGGTGGAGGGCGCGCCCGCCGAGCTGATGGGGCCCCTCGGGGCCGACCGGCCGCCGGGCGGGCAGGGCAGCGGCTACGTCGTCGACGCCCTCCACTCCGCGCGCCTCGCCCTCGAGGAGGGCGGCGGCTACCGCGGCGTCGTGCAGGCGGCGATCGCCCTGGGGAACGACACCGACACCACCGCCTGCATCGCCGGCGGGATCGCCGGGATCGTCCACGGCTTCGAGGCCCTCCCCGGGGACTGGCTCGCGCAGCTGCGGGGCCGCGAGTTCTGCGATCCCCTGATCGAGAAGCTCGTGGCGGTGAGGGGCCGGGCCTAG
- a CDS encoding YiiX/YebB-like N1pC/P60 family cysteine hydrolase yields the protein MTRILPSWRAFLAFLFLLGMGSCATLGLGSSAIRGGGDTGAVPPGHAAAARAGWSPRTGDLVFRQSRSRQAQAIELVTHSPWGHTGIVLLIDGEPIVLEAVEPVKLTPLEPWLAAARGGRWAVRRHEQAETIFTPDLERELIRAGRALLGTHYDGRFEWSDRRLYCSELVWKLYARQAKVRLGEPQRYADLDLSHPIVGRLIRERLGAEERPKGKIVTPGGLFDAPGLRTVAASWKRDR from the coding sequence ATGACCCGAATTCTTCCTTCCTGGAGGGCCTTCCTGGCCTTCCTCTTCCTCCTCGGGATGGGCTCCTGCGCCACCCTGGGGCTGGGATCCTCCGCGATCCGTGGAGGCGGTGACACAGGCGCGGTGCCGCCGGGCCACGCCGCGGCGGCCCGGGCGGGCTGGAGCCCCCGGACCGGCGACCTCGTCTTCCGCCAGTCCCGCTCCCGCCAGGCGCAGGCGATCGAGCTGGTCACCCACTCCCCCTGGGGGCACACCGGGATCGTGCTGCTGATCGACGGAGAGCCCATCGTGCTCGAGGCCGTCGAGCCGGTGAAGCTCACCCCCCTGGAGCCCTGGCTCGCCGCCGCCCGGGGCGGGCGCTGGGCCGTGCGGAGACACGAGCAGGCCGAGACGATCTTCACCCCCGACCTCGAGCGGGAGCTGATCCGCGCCGGGCGCGCGCTGCTGGGCACCCACTACGACGGCCGCTTCGAGTGGAGCGATCGCCGCCTCTACTGCTCGGAGCTGGTCTGGAAGCTCTACGCCCGCCAGGCGAAGGTCCGGCTGGGGGAGCCCCAGCGCTACGCCGACCTGGACCTCTCCCACCCCATCGTCGGCCGCCTCATCCGCGAGCGCCTCGGCGCCGAGGAGCGGCCGAAGGGGAAGATCGTCACCCCCGGCGGCCTCTTCGATGCGCCCGGGCTGCGCACCGTCGCGGCCTCCTGGAAGCGCGACCGGTGA
- a CDS encoding alpha/beta fold hydrolase, with product MDPNTPVVFLHAFPLHAGMWADQREALGGREVLTPDFPGFGGRAPGEPTLEAFARAVLADLDAAGIDRAIFVGLSMGGYVAFRLHALAPERFAGLVLADTRSGADDEAGRQKRSEQAARVRAEGTGWMAAALLPALLGETTRRERPDAVARAEALITGADAEGVARALEAMRDRPDSTPQLGEITCPTLVLVGAEDTLTPPAAARAMVEALPDARLVELPGAGHLSNLELPEAFDAALLDFLA from the coding sequence ATGGACCCGAACACCCCCGTCGTCTTCCTCCACGCCTTCCCCCTCCACGCCGGCATGTGGGCCGATCAGCGCGAGGCCCTCGGCGGCCGCGAGGTGCTGACCCCCGACTTCCCGGGCTTCGGCGGCCGCGCCCCCGGCGAGCCCACCCTCGAGGCCTTCGCCCGGGCGGTGCTCGCCGACCTCGACGCGGCCGGGATCGACCGGGCGATCTTCGTCGGCCTCTCGATGGGGGGCTACGTGGCCTTCCGCCTCCACGCGCTGGCGCCGGAGCGCTTCGCCGGGCTGGTGCTGGCCGACACCCGCAGCGGCGCCGACGACGAGGCGGGGCGACAGAAGCGCAGCGAACAGGCCGCCCGGGTGCGCGCGGAGGGCACCGGTTGGATGGCCGCGGCCCTGCTGCCGGCGCTCCTGGGAGAGACCACCCGCCGGGAGCGCCCGGACGCCGTGGCGAGGGCCGAGGCGCTCATCACCGGCGCCGACGCCGAGGGCGTGGCCCGGGCGCTGGAGGCGATGCGGGATCGCCCGGACTCGACTCCCCAGCTCGGCGAGATCACCTGCCCGACCCTGGTGCTGGTCGGCGCCGAGGACACCCTCACCCCGCCGGCGGCCGCGCGGGCGATGGTCGAGGCCCTCCCCGACGCTCGCCTGGTGGAGCTCCCCGGCGCGGGTCACCTCTCGAACCTCGAGCTCCCCGAGGCCTTCGACGCCGCCCTCCTCGACTTCCTGGCCTAG
- a CDS encoding HmuY family protein — MRFKSPVLLALALTTLLVAGCPSGTDDDADGGADGGGDGGSGPLCEELVRPPCEDTMFLEMNLQSTIAPGQIVTLADGEGGFDSHVDATAGGFMANPPDAYVYAKFTPNGLQKVELSDEDATLSHDWDIAFHRFVIRINSGASGASCVTAAGLPTSVLYADVTEVPTGLTFVEDDFYDESCNFIDDGSGLGTSPLTALSGFYAYTSCVSMTGQIFIVQLRDGSHVKLEVESYYEPTKQEQCDTLQTAPTPPTGSGNIRMHWAFLP; from the coding sequence ATGCGTTTCAAGAGCCCCGTCCTCCTCGCCCTCGCCCTGACCACTCTCCTCGTCGCCGGCTGCCCCTCGGGCACCGACGACGATGCCGACGGCGGCGCCGACGGGGGCGGCGACGGGGGCTCGGGTCCCTTGTGCGAGGAGCTGGTCCGCCCGCCCTGCGAGGACACGATGTTCCTGGAGATGAACCTCCAGTCCACGATCGCCCCCGGGCAGATCGTGACCCTGGCCGACGGTGAGGGCGGCTTCGACTCCCACGTCGACGCCACCGCCGGCGGCTTCATGGCCAACCCCCCGGACGCCTACGTCTACGCGAAGTTCACTCCGAACGGCCTCCAGAAGGTCGAGCTCTCCGACGAGGACGCGACCCTCTCCCACGACTGGGACATCGCCTTCCACCGCTTCGTCATCCGGATCAACAGCGGGGCCTCCGGCGCCTCCTGCGTGACCGCCGCGGGCCTGCCGACCTCGGTCCTCTACGCGGACGTGACCGAGGTGCCCACCGGCCTGACCTTCGTCGAGGACGACTTCTACGACGAGAGCTGCAACTTCATCGACGACGGCTCGGGGCTGGGCACCTCGCCGCTGACGGCCCTCTCGGGCTTCTACGCCTACACCAGCTGCGTCTCGATGACCGGGCAGATCTTCATCGTGCAGCTGCGCGACGGCTCCCATGTGAAGCTCGAGGTCGAGAGCTACTACGAGCCCACCAAGCAGGAGCAGTGCGACACCCTGCAGACGGCGCCCACGCCGCCGACCGGCTCCGGCAACATCCGGATGCACTGGGCCTTCCTGCCGTGA
- a CDS encoding DUF3516 domain-containing protein codes for MAAGLEAALDRILAAEAPADADTLLELFVEDVEARGLTLYEAQEEAVLELLAGNHVVLSTPTGSGKSLVARALHLDALAKGERSVYTSPIKALVNEKFFELCTVFGPARVGLMTGDASVNPGAEVICCTQEVLALLAVRGEARFAQAVIDEFHYYADPERGMAWHLPLITLPETRFLLMSATLGDLSPTLEALEAFSGRPVVQVHRDVRPVPLSWRYADAPLHETIEGLLGAGEAPIYLVSFTQRAALDEAQALTSLKLIDKEKKREIAEALAGEKFDTPFGKTFARLLKAGVGLHHGGLIPRYRRLTERLAQAGLLRVISGTDTLGVGVNIPLRTVLLTGLCKYDGTKMRLLTSRELHQIAGRAGRKGFDDHGNVVVQAPAHVIENKRVDEKIARRPDLARKLSKSAAPKGFVPWDEPATVKIKNRPPEPLVPVFELDFGLLLSVLQVGSEDRDGGYRRLLAIIEHAHLTEGQKAFQRRRLASRLRALRKAEVVRLERRQPGGHARLQLDDTLDESFSLDDALGLYLLAAVESLLTTGEGEHDPGSIDAALTALSVIEAILEDPRAILARQLSTLKGELVAKLKSEGVPYDERMELLDELEPPRPDLEFLEATFEAFARHRPWVRERGLAPKTIAREMIERAHSFETYVTHHGLERMEGVLLRHLNDVYRVLRRGLPEALITEPLADISATLEGIIRGVDSSLLDEWEAMQGVLEVAPGERLALIEALSREGAAAVVHEVRASSLAETLAADEKQLTARVRAEVHQLLGLLARGQLEAAAARLPEGAEPWTPERLQAELDAFAEVNGELDVSPRGRAPWFTHLNPDGDRQWKVQQILCGLAVQDDAAETSETDWALLGRVDLRTPAEGRPLLELLAFER; via the coding sequence ATGGCCGCAGGACTCGAAGCCGCGCTCGATCGCATCCTCGCCGCCGAGGCTCCCGCCGACGCCGACACCCTCCTCGAGCTCTTCGTCGAGGACGTCGAGGCGCGAGGCCTCACCCTCTACGAGGCGCAGGAGGAGGCCGTCCTCGAGCTCCTCGCCGGCAACCACGTGGTCCTCTCCACGCCCACCGGCTCGGGGAAGTCGCTGGTCGCCCGGGCGCTGCACCTCGACGCCCTCGCGAAGGGGGAGCGCAGCGTCTACACCTCGCCGATCAAGGCGCTGGTGAACGAGAAGTTCTTCGAGCTCTGCACGGTCTTCGGGCCCGCGCGGGTCGGGCTGATGACCGGCGACGCGAGTGTGAACCCCGGGGCCGAGGTGATCTGCTGCACCCAGGAGGTGCTGGCCCTCCTCGCGGTCCGGGGGGAGGCCCGCTTCGCCCAGGCGGTGATCGACGAGTTCCACTACTACGCCGATCCCGAGCGGGGCATGGCCTGGCACCTGCCCCTGATCACCCTGCCCGAGACGCGCTTCCTGTTGATGAGCGCCACCCTCGGCGACCTCTCGCCCACCCTCGAGGCCCTCGAGGCCTTCTCCGGGCGTCCGGTGGTGCAGGTGCACCGCGACGTGCGGCCGGTGCCCCTCTCCTGGCGCTACGCCGACGCGCCCCTGCACGAGACCATCGAGGGGCTGCTCGGAGCGGGCGAGGCGCCGATCTACCTGGTCAGCTTCACCCAGCGCGCCGCCCTCGACGAGGCCCAGGCCCTCACCAGCCTCAAGCTCATCGACAAGGAGAAGAAGCGCGAGATCGCCGAGGCCCTCGCCGGGGAGAAGTTCGACACCCCCTTCGGCAAGACCTTCGCCCGCCTGCTCAAGGCCGGCGTCGGCCTGCACCACGGCGGCCTCATCCCCCGCTACCGCCGCCTCACCGAGCGCCTGGCGCAAGCCGGGCTGCTGCGGGTCATCAGCGGCACCGACACCCTCGGGGTCGGGGTGAACATCCCGCTGCGCACGGTGCTGCTCACCGGCCTGTGCAAGTACGACGGCACGAAGATGCGCCTGCTCACCAGCCGGGAGCTGCACCAGATCGCCGGCCGGGCCGGACGCAAGGGCTTCGACGACCACGGCAACGTCGTGGTGCAGGCCCCCGCCCACGTGATCGAGAACAAGCGCGTCGACGAGAAGATCGCCCGCCGGCCGGACCTCGCCCGCAAGCTCTCGAAGAGCGCCGCGCCCAAGGGCTTCGTGCCCTGGGACGAGCCGGCGACGGTGAAGATCAAGAACCGCCCGCCCGAGCCCCTGGTCCCGGTCTTCGAGCTCGACTTCGGCCTGCTGCTCTCGGTCCTGCAGGTGGGCAGCGAGGACCGCGACGGCGGCTACCGCCGCCTGCTGGCCATCATCGAGCACGCCCACCTCACCGAGGGCCAGAAGGCCTTCCAGCGCCGCCGCCTGGCCTCCCGCCTGCGGGCCCTGCGCAAGGCCGAGGTGGTCCGGCTCGAGCGCCGGCAGCCGGGCGGTCACGCCCGCCTTCAGCTGGACGACACCCTGGACGAGAGCTTCAGTCTCGACGACGCCCTCGGCCTCTACCTGCTGGCCGCCGTCGAGAGCCTCCTCACGACGGGGGAGGGCGAGCACGACCCCGGCTCGATCGACGCCGCCCTCACCGCCCTCTCGGTCATCGAGGCCATCCTCGAGGATCCGCGGGCGATCCTCGCGCGGCAGCTCTCGACCCTGAAGGGCGAGCTGGTGGCGAAGCTGAAGTCCGAGGGCGTCCCCTACGACGAGCGGATGGAGCTGCTCGACGAGCTCGAGCCGCCCCGCCCCGATCTCGAGTTCCTCGAGGCCACCTTCGAGGCCTTCGCCCGGCACCGCCCCTGGGTGCGGGAGCGGGGGCTGGCGCCCAAGACCATCGCCCGGGAGATGATCGAGCGGGCGCACAGCTTCGAGACCTACGTCACCCACCACGGCCTGGAGCGGATGGAGGGGGTGCTCCTGCGCCACCTGAACGACGTCTACCGGGTGCTGCGTCGGGGCCTGCCCGAGGCGCTGATCACCGAGCCGCTGGCCGACATCAGCGCGACCCTCGAGGGCATCATCCGCGGGGTCGACTCCAGCCTCCTGGACGAGTGGGAGGCCATGCAGGGGGTCCTCGAGGTCGCCCCGGGCGAGCGCCTGGCGCTCATCGAGGCCCTCTCGAGGGAGGGCGCCGCCGCGGTCGTCCACGAGGTGCGCGCCTCCAGCCTCGCCGAGACCCTGGCGGCCGACGAGAAGCAGCTCACCGCGCGGGTGCGCGCCGAGGTCCACCAGCTCCTGGGCCTCCTGGCCCGCGGCCAGCTCGAGGCCGCGGCCGCCCGCCTGCCCGAGGGGGCCGAGCCCTGGACCCCCGAGCGCCTGCAGGCCGAGCTCGACGCCTTCGCCGAGGTCAACGGCGAGCTCGACGTCTCACCCCGGGGCCGGGCGCCCTGGTTCACCCACCTGAACCCCGACGGGGATCGGCAGTGGAAGGTGCAGCAGATCCTCTGCGGCCTGGCGGTGCAGGACGACGCGGCCGAGACCAGCGAGACCGACTGGGCCCTGCTCGGCCGGGTCGATCTGCGAACGCCCGCCGAGGGCCGCCCCCTCCTCGAGCTGCTCGCTTTCGAGCGCTGA
- a CDS encoding SRPBCC domain-containing protein, with amino-acid sequence MATESIRVSAFLPADPDRVFDAFLNAREHRDFTGHAATIVPNVGTAFQLWDGAISGRVGTLEPARRILLSWRLSTFPPKTLESRVEIVLEPAGLGTRVVVLHSSIPEGFGRALERGWMRNYLEPLYHYLKEGRRAAIGQGGWDVPDPELTRQYPVLRPDTPPPPPPPPVAETPAPAAPTPKKEAAKKAPAKKKPAKKAAKKAPAKKKPVKKAAKKAPAKKKPVKKAAKKAPAKKKPAKKAAKKAPAKKKPVKKAAKKVAKKVAKKKAAKKVAKKRPRKK; translated from the coding sequence ATGGCGACCGAATCGATCCGAGTCTCCGCCTTCCTCCCGGCCGACCCCGACCGGGTCTTCGATGCCTTCCTCAACGCGAGGGAGCATCGGGACTTCACCGGTCACGCGGCCACGATCGTCCCCAACGTGGGCACGGCCTTCCAGCTCTGGGACGGCGCGATCTCCGGCCGCGTCGGCACCCTGGAGCCGGCCCGGCGGATCCTCCTCTCCTGGAGGCTCTCGACCTTCCCCCCCAAGACCCTCGAGTCGCGGGTGGAGATCGTCCTCGAGCCGGCCGGCCTGGGCACCCGGGTGGTGGTGCTCCACAGCAGCATCCCCGAGGGCTTCGGCCGCGCCCTGGAGCGCGGCTGGATGCGCAACTACCTCGAGCCCCTCTACCACTACCTGAAGGAGGGCCGGCGGGCCGCGATCGGCCAGGGTGGCTGGGACGTGCCCGATCCCGAGCTCACCCGCCAGTACCCGGTGCTGCGCCCGGACACCCCGCCGCCGCCTCCGCCGCCTCCGGTGGCCGAGACCCCGGCCCCGGCCGCGCCGACCCCGAAGAAGGAGGCGGCCAAGAAGGCGCCGGCGAAGAAGAAGCCGGCGAAGAAGGCGGCCAAGAAGGCGCCGGCGAAGAAGAAGCCGGTGAAGAAGGCGGCCAAGAAGGCGCCGGCGAAGAAGAAGCCGGTGAAGAAGGCGGCCAAGAAGGCGCCGGCGAAGAAGAAGCCGGCGAAGAAGGCGGCCAAGAAGGCGCCGGCGAAGAAGAAGCCGGTGAAGAAGGCGGCCAAGAAGGTCGCAAAGAAGGTCGCGAAGAAGAAGGCGGCCAAGAAGGTCGCGAAGAAGCGTCCCCGGAAGAAGTAG
- a CDS encoding TonB-dependent receptor encodes MRGAMVLLPCLVLALAARAEEAAIEEPVIDEAALEEAFDFESLDDLNLMDEFALLEQEDVVVTASRRAQRLDDSPSAITVFTRKDLLAMPFDNIADLLRMVPGVDVLHLTIAYPAVGARSGTTLAGSNVLVLIDGRDVLNPLFQLPVWIGLPVDIGSIERIEIIRGPASTLYGAGALQGVVNIVTRRAEEKKLQAEVSLGGYRPETLVGDLRIFGRSGAFSWWSAWGYDQRAPFYEPDRVGASSFRSRSWVRYEGEKVEATLELGGGVNGGDMVTVAGIGEGRFDQLYLRSEAIVHETRIRFFVDRVNARFDLDLNLRFPSDPEIVMAQLPQPIRHPTTVYELSAERAWRIGERLRVLGGFQGKMIHHREGTMVTCAPSLPTNFDPSTCEANPLVELRPDLYGQLEWQVMDDLDLNLGVRAGLNNLVREPGFAPRLSAVYRASAHHTFRASAARAYRKPSFFELQGHVLLEPGTMQDEDLLRRLQHIFAVNLGNADLQNAKVDIAELGWRGRFLGDALRVEVELYASRYLDDVVLDVESLQKIEYFAGLPIIGDEVAANYLNDPDPTGSIGAELTATWRPAEDLELLASYHLDYVNRRVVGADGARIWQVDDQEPQHRILGGARYLGRNLRLSLDAMWVSGFWEIENAPESLVAPSIRRELGANTLLAGRVGWAFELGGTRWEAGVYGQLPVLGLEMRETAGSYLPDGSNNFGHPLKPRAQGYLRGAF; translated from the coding sequence GTGCGCGGGGCGATGGTGCTTCTGCCCTGCCTCGTGCTGGCGCTGGCGGCCCGGGCCGAGGAGGCCGCGATCGAGGAGCCCGTGATCGACGAGGCGGCGCTCGAGGAGGCCTTCGACTTCGAGAGCCTCGATGACCTGAACCTCATGGACGAGTTCGCCCTCCTCGAGCAGGAGGACGTCGTCGTCACCGCCTCCCGGCGCGCGCAGCGCCTCGACGACTCGCCCTCGGCGATCACGGTCTTCACCCGCAAGGATCTCCTGGCGATGCCCTTCGACAACATCGCCGACCTCCTGCGGATGGTGCCGGGGGTGGACGTCCTCCACCTGACCATCGCCTACCCCGCGGTGGGGGCGCGCTCGGGCACGACCCTCGCCGGCTCGAACGTGCTGGTGCTGATCGACGGCCGGGACGTCCTCAACCCCCTCTTCCAGCTGCCGGTCTGGATCGGCCTGCCGGTGGACATCGGCTCGATCGAGCGGATCGAGATCATCCGGGGCCCGGCCTCCACTCTCTACGGCGCCGGCGCGCTGCAGGGGGTGGTGAACATCGTCACCCGCCGGGCCGAGGAGAAGAAGCTGCAGGCGGAGGTGAGCCTCGGCGGCTACCGGCCCGAGACCCTGGTCGGTGATCTGCGGATCTTCGGCCGCTCCGGCGCCTTCAGCTGGTGGTCGGCCTGGGGCTACGACCAGCGGGCGCCCTTCTACGAGCCGGATCGGGTGGGGGCCTCCTCCTTCCGGAGCCGCAGCTGGGTCCGCTACGAGGGCGAGAAGGTCGAGGCCACCCTCGAGCTCGGCGGCGGCGTGAACGGCGGCGACATGGTCACCGTGGCCGGCATCGGCGAGGGGCGCTTCGATCAGCTCTATCTGCGCTCCGAGGCCATCGTCCACGAGACCCGGATCCGCTTCTTCGTCGACCGGGTGAACGCGCGCTTCGACCTCGACCTCAACCTGCGCTTCCCCTCCGATCCCGAGATCGTCATGGCGCAGCTGCCCCAGCCGATCCGGCACCCCACGACCGTCTACGAGCTCTCCGCCGAGCGGGCCTGGCGGATCGGCGAGCGCCTGCGGGTCCTCGGTGGCTTCCAGGGCAAGATGATCCACCACCGCGAGGGCACGATGGTGACCTGCGCGCCGAGCCTGCCCACCAACTTCGATCCCTCCACCTGCGAGGCCAACCCCCTGGTCGAGCTGCGCCCCGATCTCTACGGCCAGCTCGAGTGGCAGGTCATGGACGACCTGGATCTGAACCTCGGGGTGCGGGCGGGCCTCAACAACCTGGTGCGCGAGCCGGGCTTCGCCCCGCGCCTCTCGGCGGTCTACCGGGCGAGCGCCCACCACACCTTCCGGGCCTCGGCGGCGCGCGCCTACCGCAAGCCCTCCTTCTTCGAGCTGCAGGGCCACGTCCTCCTCGAGCCGGGCACCATGCAGGACGAGGACCTCCTGCGCCGCCTCCAGCACATCTTCGCCGTGAACCTCGGCAACGCCGATCTCCAGAACGCCAAGGTCGACATCGCCGAGCTCGGCTGGCGCGGCCGCTTCCTCGGGGACGCGCTGCGGGTCGAGGTCGAGCTCTACGCCTCCCGCTACCTCGACGACGTGGTCCTCGACGTCGAGTCGCTCCAGAAGATCGAGTACTTCGCCGGGCTGCCGATCATCGGCGACGAGGTGGCGGCCAACTACCTCAACGACCCCGATCCGACCGGCTCGATCGGCGCCGAGCTCACCGCGACCTGGCGCCCGGCCGAGGACCTGGAGCTCCTCGCCAGCTACCACCTCGACTACGTGAACCGGCGGGTGGTCGGGGCAGACGGCGCCCGGATCTGGCAGGTGGACGATCAGGAGCCGCAGCACCGCATCCTGGGCGGGGCCCGCTACCTGGGGCGGAACCTCAGGCTCTCCCTCGACGCCATGTGGGTGAGCGGCTTCTGGGAGATCGAGAACGCGCCCGAGTCCCTGGTGGCGCCGAGCATCCGGCGGGAGCTGGGGGCGAACACCCTCCTGGCGGGCCGCGTCGGCTGGGCCTTCGAGCTGGGCGGCACCCGCTGGGAGGCCGGCGTCTACGGGCAGCTCCCCGTCCTCGGCCTGGAGATGCGCGAGACCGCCGGCAGCTACCTCCCGGACGGCAGCAACAACTTCGGCCACCCCCTGAAGCCGCGGGCGCAGGGCTACCTCCGCGGCGCCTTCTAG
- a CDS encoding sigma-54 dependent transcriptional regulator: MARILIIDDNETMREGMALTLAKLGHEIVTAPGGEAGIAAYEKKRADFVVTDLKMEPVDGVEVLRRVKELDPAGMVMVVTAFGTIETAVEAMKLGAFDFLTKPFTPEVLREKVKKALEVASMREECGRLQDENHALRQHAGEDLSSIEAIVGESPVMEEVFKAIRKVAPTDASVHVHGESGTGKELVAKAIHALSTRADGPFIKVNCGALTETLLESELFGHEKGSFTGAVKRKLGRFELAHGGTIFLDEIGDITPSLQLKLLRVLQEHEFERVGGEKTIQVDVRVVSATNKKLQDEVERGAFREDLFYRLHVVPMTLPALRERGDDVLLLARTFCEAIGKRMGREARGFTAEAEGLLRRYPWPGNVRELENAVEQALVFAEGDTIEADNLPAYLSQKSRTELFALPSRSVPLPQILDDLERQLILQAYEKAGGVKTETARLLGVKTSALYYKLDKYGLRDPDDSEPPDAEA; this comes from the coding sequence ATGGCGCGCATCCTGATCATCGACGACAACGAGACGATGCGGGAGGGCATGGCCCTCACGCTCGCCAAGCTCGGCCACGAGATCGTCACCGCCCCCGGGGGGGAGGCGGGGATCGCCGCCTACGAGAAGAAGCGCGCCGACTTCGTCGTCACCGACCTGAAGATGGAGCCGGTCGACGGGGTCGAGGTCCTTCGCCGGGTGAAGGAGCTCGATCCGGCCGGCATGGTCATGGTGGTCACCGCCTTCGGCACCATCGAGACCGCCGTCGAGGCGATGAAGCTCGGCGCCTTCGACTTCCTCACCAAGCCCTTCACCCCCGAGGTGCTGCGCGAGAAGGTGAAGAAGGCCCTCGAGGTCGCCTCGATGCGCGAGGAGTGCGGCCGGCTGCAGGACGAGAACCACGCCCTGCGCCAGCACGCCGGCGAGGACCTCTCCAGCATCGAGGCCATCGTCGGGGAGTCCCCGGTGATGGAGGAGGTCTTCAAGGCAATCCGCAAGGTCGCGCCGACCGACGCCTCGGTGCACGTGCACGGCGAGTCGGGCACCGGCAAGGAGCTGGTGGCCAAGGCCATCCACGCCCTCTCCACCCGCGCCGACGGACCCTTCATCAAGGTCAACTGCGGTGCGCTGACCGAGACCCTCCTCGAGTCGGAGCTCTTCGGCCACGAGAAGGGCTCCTTCACCGGCGCCGTGAAGCGCAAGCTCGGCCGCTTCGAGCTCGCGCACGGCGGCACGATTTTCCTCGACGAGATCGGCGACATCACCCCCTCCCTCCAGCTCAAGCTCCTGCGCGTGCTGCAGGAGCACGAGTTCGAGCGGGTGGGCGGCGAGAAGACCATCCAGGTCGACGTCCGGGTCGTCTCGGCGACCAACAAGAAGCTCCAGGACGAGGTCGAGCGCGGCGCCTTTCGCGAGGACCTCTTCTACCGCCTCCACGTGGTGCCGATGACCCTGCCGGCCCTGCGCGAGCGCGGCGACGACGTGCTCTTGCTGGCCCGCACCTTCTGCGAGGCCATCGGCAAGCGGATGGGCCGCGAGGCGCGCGGCTTCACCGCGGAGGCGGAAGGCCTCCTGCGCCGCTACCCCTGGCCCGGCAACGTCCGCGAGCTCGAGAACGCCGTCGAGCAGGCCCTGGTCTTCGCCGAGGGCGACACCATCGAGGCCGACAACCTCCCGGCCTACCTCTCCCAGAAGAGCCGCACCGAGCTCTTCGCCCTGCCCTCCCGGAGCGTGCCCCTGCCCCAGATCCTCGACGATCTGGAACGGCAGCTGATCCTGCAGGCCTACGAGAAGGCCGGCGGCGTGAAGACCGAGACCGCCCGCCTCCTCGGCGTGAAGACCAGCGCCCTCTACTACAAGCTCGACAAGTACGGGTTGCGAGACCCCGACGACTCCGAGCCCCCCGACGCCGAGGCCTAG